In Schistocerca piceifrons isolate TAMUIC-IGC-003096 chromosome 9, iqSchPice1.1, whole genome shotgun sequence, the following proteins share a genomic window:
- the LOC124717153 gene encoding uncharacterized protein LOC124717153 has protein sequence MVVMLRQCCCGCTLKTGTLIIAVVFAILAGLQVTMYSLGAVELSERYDYLRGELAFQEQELTGTSTPSRDEDEGPLGSNDTSHHHSYEQPVPLTLRIKITNIWRWCMILLSITETINFILNILLMFAANKDSARHVLIWLFGFFGTTCSRTLLQIVIVGTFFYVDFVIGGFVLLSVAVVMTVGAAYSLLVVLSYYRQLVGTGIARRISQQDD, from the exons ATGGTGGTGATGCTGAGGCAGTGCTGCTGCGGCTGCACACTCAAGACAGGCACCCTCATCATCGCCGTCGTGTTTGCG ATCCTGGCGGGCCTGCAGGTCACCATGTACTCACTGGGCGCCGTGGAGCTGTCGGAGCGCTACGACTATCTGCGCGGCGAGTTGGCGTTCCAGGAGCAGGAGTTGACTGGGACCTCAACGCCGTCCAGGGACGAGGACGAAGGGCCACTAGGCAGCAACGACACGAGCCACCACCACAGCTACGAGCAACCTGTGCCCCTTACCTTGCGGATCAAAATCACTAACA TCTGGAGGTGGTGCATGATACTACTCAGCATCACGGAGACGATCAACTTCATCCTCAACATACTGCTCATGTTCGCAGCCAATAAG GACTCCGCGCGCCACGTGCTCATCTGGCTGTTTGGCTTCTTCGGCACCACGTGTAGCCGCACGCTGCTGCAGATCGTCATAGTCGGCACCTTCTTCTACGTCGACTTCGTTATTGGAGGCTTCGTCCTGCTCTCCGTAGCGGTCGTCATGACAG TGGGTGCAGCCTACAGCTTACTGGTGGTGCTCAGCTACTACCGCCAGCTGGTAGGAACTGGAATCGCCAGGAGGATCTCCCAACAGGACGACTGA